A genomic segment from Agrobacterium vitis encodes:
- a CDS encoding baseplate J/gp47 family protein codes for MADPVKRTIEDLRANGAPDFFERDPSVLKATYKAQFEKVTGRTLYPAQTEMYLIELQAYAHSLLAEAAQTATLQNTAVFAEGVHLENRGASVSTFRLLAQPASTTLRFTLSAVRDVETAIAKGTRVASGNAVTFATDADLIIPAGALTGDVAATAEATGAAWNGLAVGTVKDILDPVAYVTSAANITVVSGGSDIEDAERFRLRVVNALFTVAKTGPKNGYREHALAVDPDIIDVAVVRPEPGKINIYPLMRTGLPSAELKAAVLAYLDPETLRPMGDEVTVLSPEPVDFDALLTVRSASAVTGLEAACRSAAVAAFAPYTQQLGSQVAPSVIISAVKAVSGVTDVEASGFAFTDLADHQFATLASLTISIQVRADG; via the coding sequence ATGGCTGATCCCGTCAAGCGGACGATTGAAGATCTCCGCGCCAATGGTGCGCCTGACTTTTTCGAGCGTGACCCGTCAGTGCTGAAGGCGACCTACAAGGCCCAGTTCGAGAAGGTCACCGGGCGCACGCTCTACCCGGCGCAGACGGAAATGTATCTTATTGAGTTGCAGGCCTACGCCCATTCGCTGCTGGCCGAGGCCGCCCAAACCGCCACGCTGCAAAACACCGCCGTCTTTGCCGAGGGTGTGCATCTGGAAAATCGCGGCGCGTCCGTCTCTACCTTCCGGCTTCTGGCGCAGCCTGCCAGTACAACATTGCGCTTTACGCTTTCGGCGGTCCGCGATGTCGAGACGGCCATTGCGAAAGGTACGCGGGTCGCCTCCGGCAATGCCGTGACCTTTGCCACAGACGCCGATCTGATCATTCCGGCTGGCGCACTGACCGGTGATGTGGCCGCTACCGCTGAGGCCACCGGGGCTGCCTGGAACGGTCTGGCTGTCGGCACGGTCAAAGACATTCTCGACCCTGTGGCCTATGTCACCAGCGCCGCCAATATCACGGTGGTTTCTGGCGGCTCCGACATCGAGGACGCCGAGCGGTTTCGGCTGCGGGTGGTCAATGCCCTTTTCACCGTTGCAAAGACCGGCCCGAAAAATGGCTACCGCGAACATGCCCTGGCTGTCGATCCCGATATCATCGACGTGGCCGTGGTGCGCCCGGAGCCGGGCAAAATCAACATCTATCCGCTGATGCGCACCGGCCTGCCGAGTGCCGAGCTGAAGGCGGCGGTGCTGGCCTATCTGGACCCGGAGACATTGCGGCCCATGGGCGATGAGGTGACGGTTCTTTCGCCGGAGCCGGTGGATTTCGACGCGCTGCTGACCGTCCGCAGCGCCTCGGCTGTTACCGGCCTGGAGGCAGCGTGCCGGTCCGCAGCCGTGGCGGCGTTTGCGCCATACACGCAGCAACTCGGCAGCCAGGTCGCGCCCTCGGTGATTATCTCTGCCGTCAAGGCGGTCTCCGGTGTGACGGACGTGGAGGCATCAGGTTTTGCCTTTACCGATCTCGCTGATCACCAGTTCGCAACGCTGGCCTCGCTGACGATCTCCATACAGGTACGCGCCGATGGCTGA
- a CDS encoding GPW/gp25 family protein, with the protein MIDKDTITHRHWSLQVGRINPETGVSVDVFGAVVLALDDLHQSIANIIMTPKGSVPTEPEKGCDVLSAIDKHPDVGIPILTREITDALTIWEPRIVVQKVTVTMTAFSHFKTQVSWRPIESVMDELLMTEVTYG; encoded by the coding sequence ATGATCGACAAGGACACCATCACCCACCGCCATTGGTCCCTGCAAGTGGGCCGCATCAACCCGGAAACGGGCGTGAGCGTCGATGTCTTCGGCGCGGTGGTTCTGGCGCTGGACGACCTTCACCAGTCGATTGCCAATATCATCATGACGCCCAAGGGGTCGGTTCCAACGGAGCCTGAAAAGGGCTGCGATGTGCTTTCCGCCATCGACAAGCACCCGGATGTCGGCATTCCGATCCTGACCCGCGAGATCACCGATGCGCTGACGATCTGGGAGCCGCGTATTGTGGTTCAGAAGGTCACGGTGACGATGACCGCCTTTTCGCATTTCAAGACGCAGGTCTCATGGCGTCCGATTGAAAGCGTGATGGACGAGTTGCTGATGACGGAGGTCACCTATGGCTGA
- a CDS encoding phage baseplate assembly protein V: MRASDEYRQNPTVRRGVVVDRDPKTMRVKVQFKDEDEVVTQWIDVVAKSATGVSAFQMPGQGDEAWCAMDAKGEAGCLIGSRYNSKDAPPANSNDVMAITFSGGSIVIDTASGNMTVKSSGAVTVEAAGDVTIKAANIVLESGSLTHNGKNIGSDHGHVSAPPGSPGPPV, translated from the coding sequence ATGCGCGCAAGTGATGAGTACCGGCAAAATCCGACCGTACGGCGCGGCGTTGTCGTAGACCGAGACCCTAAAACCATGCGCGTCAAGGTCCAATTTAAAGACGAGGACGAGGTGGTGACGCAATGGATCGACGTTGTGGCCAAATCCGCCACCGGCGTTTCCGCCTTCCAGATGCCGGGCCAGGGTGACGAGGCTTGGTGCGCCATGGATGCCAAGGGCGAGGCTGGCTGCCTGATCGGCTCCCGTTACAATTCCAAGGATGCGCCGCCCGCAAACAGCAATGATGTGATGGCGATTACCTTTTCGGGTGGTTCCATCGTGATCGACACGGCCAGCGGCAATATGACCGTCAAATCATCCGGTGCGGTGACGGTCGAGGCGGCGGGCGATGTGACGATTAAGGCCGCGAATATCGTGCTTGAGAGTGGGAGCTTGACGCATAACGGAAAGAACATCGGGTCTGACCACGGTCACGTTTCCGCGCCGCCTGGCTCTCCTGGCCCACCGGTCTAG
- a CDS encoding phage late control D family protein, translating to MVSRPYFSLIYQGVDISSELDPETTSITYTDNHHGKVDEIDVAVQDKDGRWKGSWKPEPGDKMTLTIFDGLGGMLPCGDFEMDEPEAEGDRGGDKMTIRGLAAPISKPLRTAKTRAFEKQTLRAIVSKVAQENGLTLEGEIESMNFERVTQRRERDLEFLTRLAEDTGHYFTVRGKRAIFTSIKSVDGRAAALTISLTQIGTTLTRYRLKEQTAETYSKAKVKHMHDRDKELIDEEEEDSNVKTGDTLNITGERVENPGHAKAMARSRMHFKNRKRRSGSISLVGDVRALAGVVVDMADFGKYSGRYLIDRSTHSMSRSGYTTDAELVDARK from the coding sequence ATGGTGTCGCGGCCATACTTCTCATTGATCTACCAGGGCGTGGACATATCGTCCGAACTGGACCCGGAAACTACATCGATCACCTATACCGACAATCACCACGGCAAGGTGGACGAGATCGATGTGGCCGTTCAGGACAAGGACGGACGCTGGAAAGGATCATGGAAGCCGGAGCCCGGCGACAAGATGACCTTGACCATCTTTGACGGCCTGGGCGGCATGTTGCCCTGCGGTGATTTCGAGATGGACGAGCCGGAGGCCGAAGGCGACCGGGGCGGCGACAAGATGACCATTCGCGGGCTGGCCGCGCCGATCTCCAAGCCATTGCGCACCGCCAAAACCCGCGCCTTTGAAAAGCAGACCTTGCGCGCCATCGTTTCCAAAGTCGCTCAGGAAAATGGCCTGACACTTGAAGGCGAGATCGAAAGCATGAACTTTGAACGGGTCACACAACGCCGCGAACGAGACCTGGAGTTTCTAACGCGGCTGGCGGAAGATACCGGCCATTATTTTACCGTACGGGGAAAGCGGGCGATCTTCACCTCCATCAAATCCGTGGATGGCCGGGCGGCGGCGCTGACGATCAGCCTCACGCAGATCGGCACGACCCTGACGCGCTACCGGCTGAAGGAGCAAACCGCCGAGACATATTCCAAGGCCAAGGTGAAGCACATGCATGACCGGGACAAGGAACTGATCGACGAGGAAGAGGAAGACAGCAACGTCAAGACAGGCGACACGCTCAATATTACCGGGGAGCGGGTCGAAAATCCTGGCCATGCCAAGGCCATGGCTAGATCCAGGATGCATTTCAAAAACCGCAAACGCCGCTCCGGCTCGATCTCGCTGGTGGGCGATGTGCGGGCGCTGGCGGGCGTGGTGGTCGATATGGCCGACTTCGGCAAATATTCGGGCCGCTACCTGATCGACCGATCCACCCACAGCATGTCGCGCAGCGGCTACACAACGGATGCGGAGCTGGTCGATGCGCGCAAGTGA
- a CDS encoding tail protein X: MTELTGDYFEYTTVAGDRWDMLAYSYYGDQYKQTVLIEANRHLYLDTLTVPPAILPQGVKLKIPVIAETATNADVLPPWKTANPTYGAS; this comes from the coding sequence ATGACCGAGCTGACCGGCGATTATTTCGAATACACCACCGTCGCGGGCGACCGGTGGGACATGCTGGCTTATAGCTATTATGGCGACCAGTATAAGCAAACCGTGCTGATCGAAGCCAATCGCCACCTTTATCTCGACACGCTCACCGTGCCGCCCGCGATCCTGCCCCAAGGCGTGAAACTGAAGATCCCGGTCATCGCCGAGACCGCAACCAATGCCGATGTGCTGCCACCGTGGAAAACGGCCAACCCAACCTATGGAGCAAGCTGA
- a CDS encoding phage tail protein has product MIYLLGSIPLGIDPVTAPLAQEFSFANTFAQHAPTRGKPVLQEIGEELDTRNFSFFFSEEFCDPADELAKLEAAFALKTPMPLVLGNGSFDGKRWVVESLSGRIIKTNRSGSPVRIEATIGLLEDPVTGGLFSLITSIAKSRAPALSGSASSNPEVKK; this is encoded by the coding sequence ATGATCTATCTCCTCGGCTCTATCCCGCTCGGTATCGATCCGGTCACGGCTCCGCTTGCCCAAGAGTTTTCCTTCGCCAACACTTTTGCCCAACATGCCCCGACACGGGGCAAGCCGGTGCTTCAGGAGATCGGCGAGGAACTGGACACGCGCAACTTTTCCTTCTTTTTCTCGGAGGAGTTCTGCGATCCAGCCGACGAGCTGGCGAAGCTTGAAGCCGCCTTCGCGTTAAAAACCCCGATGCCGCTTGTGCTGGGCAATGGATCGTTTGACGGCAAGCGTTGGGTTGTAGAAAGCCTTTCTGGCCGGATCATCAAGACCAATCGCAGCGGCTCGCCCGTGCGGATCGAGGCAACGATTGGCCTTTTGGAAGACCCGGTTACAGGTGGCCTGTTCAGCCTGATCACGTCTATCGCCAAGTCTCGTGCGCCAGCCCTTTCCGGGTCCGCTTCCTCAAACCCTGAGGTGAAGAAATGA
- a CDS encoding tape measure protein, which produces MRFAMIFEGVDRATKVMAKIMAAEKATAAASATNSKKSATAAESATKATEKQATATGKASSAFRTMGNTARGAFSAVRSGAQSAFGAVSNGAKVANRAVQALHRQTIQLAKGGFSQLASGGQKAFRGIALAGSIGAAAAVTSFGIAAVAATSMVDVAAQFEKFQTILETTEGSSAKAKTAMAWVAEFAAKTPYELSEVNEAFVQLRTRGLDPTKGLLKTLGDTSAAMGTPLKQAVEAVADAVTGENERLKEFGIVASKTGNKITYEYTNAAGKTVKASVKASDRVAIQAKLMQIWAEKFGGAMEKLSGTWSGMVSNLADLWSQFQLAIMNAGLFDWMKGKLKFLLDTINQMKADGSFDAWAKRISENIVSVLETAWAFANRAYEVFEKLRGHLTAASDYVGGWENLAAILGALVFAPALISTAAGLVQIAIGLSMLTSALAGMSITGTLLGIAAGVSKLAIALKAMGIALMSNPIILIVAAIVAAAVAIYVYWEPIKAFFVDLWSSISTGASAAWTAIKTWLGFDPVAALSSAWSSLASVVSNAWDALPHLSWDEVIAALDWLSWIFPLRWLDFIPGFSWAGIISGALDWGRYIVSLDWTRYLTSLTWADVLTGLDWLSWISPLRWLDFIPGFSWAGIITGALDWGQYIVGLDWTHYLPTFKWPDLPSFSWPDIPMLELPSLPDVAGWIGAFGDKAMVAIEAVSSRLGGAWSKVKSAFSFGDQEAKVAVTDPATIQATAAATAALKADMQAVATIDTSAAMEKLQAVDAAAKAILPAVTTAIRQTEAFLAGVSFYNQGASLMDTMAAGIRARSAVAVAEIAKVAQTMRDHLPSSPAKIGPLSDIHRLKFGETIAGSIRAEPMVKAMRTAAFATMGAAAITAPAMAAPSVTPATVASASAASPVSSQSQSEVARSQIARMSLQAAPQSASAAAPVTLHFSPTLTMPAQAGQGSDMKAEFDKMMRDSARQFADLIEEEQRRRARRNV; this is translated from the coding sequence ATGCGCTTTGCCATGATTTTCGAGGGCGTGGACCGCGCCACCAAGGTCATGGCCAAGATCATGGCGGCGGAAAAGGCAACCGCTGCCGCCAGCGCCACTAATTCCAAGAAATCCGCAACTGCTGCCGAATCGGCCACCAAAGCCACGGAAAAGCAGGCAACGGCGACAGGCAAGGCCTCGTCAGCATTTCGCACTATGGGGAATACGGCACGCGGTGCGTTTTCCGCTGTCAGGTCGGGAGCGCAATCGGCTTTCGGAGCGGTATCGAATGGGGCAAAGGTGGCGAACCGTGCCGTCCAGGCGCTTCATCGCCAAACGATCCAGCTTGCAAAAGGCGGCTTCAGCCAACTTGCATCTGGTGGGCAAAAAGCCTTCCGGGGTATTGCTCTCGCTGGCAGCATTGGTGCGGCTGCTGCTGTTACGTCTTTCGGCATTGCGGCAGTCGCGGCGACATCCATGGTCGATGTCGCCGCACAGTTTGAAAAATTCCAGACGATCTTGGAAACCACGGAAGGCTCTAGCGCCAAAGCAAAAACCGCGATGGCCTGGGTGGCGGAATTCGCGGCAAAGACGCCCTACGAACTGTCTGAGGTCAACGAGGCATTCGTGCAACTGCGCACCCGTGGCCTTGATCCGACGAAGGGCCTTTTGAAGACCTTGGGCGATACATCTGCCGCCATGGGAACGCCGCTCAAACAAGCGGTGGAGGCGGTTGCCGACGCGGTGACCGGCGAAAACGAACGCCTGAAGGAATTCGGGATCGTCGCCTCCAAGACCGGCAACAAGATCACTTACGAATACACCAACGCTGCCGGAAAAACGGTTAAAGCGTCCGTTAAGGCGTCTGACCGCGTCGCCATTCAAGCTAAGCTCATGCAGATCTGGGCTGAGAAATTCGGCGGCGCGATGGAAAAGCTTTCCGGCACATGGTCCGGGATGGTGTCTAATCTGGCTGATCTGTGGAGCCAGTTTCAACTGGCCATTATGAATGCCGGACTGTTCGACTGGATGAAAGGCAAACTGAAGTTTCTCCTCGACACGATCAACCAGATGAAGGCGGACGGCTCCTTTGATGCTTGGGCAAAGAGGATTTCCGAAAATATCGTATCAGTTCTTGAAACCGCTTGGGCCTTTGCCAATCGGGCCTATGAGGTTTTCGAGAAATTGCGTGGCCATCTTACCGCCGCTTCCGACTATGTGGGAGGCTGGGAAAACCTTGCCGCCATTCTCGGTGCGTTGGTCTTTGCCCCGGCCTTGATCTCGACTGCTGCCGGTCTTGTTCAAATCGCCATCGGGCTCTCGATGCTGACGAGCGCGTTAGCGGGGATGAGCATCACGGGGACATTGCTCGGGATAGCGGCGGGCGTGTCGAAACTCGCTATCGCGCTTAAGGCTATGGGCATAGCGCTGATGTCCAATCCCATCATCTTGATTGTTGCCGCCATCGTGGCCGCCGCCGTGGCAATCTACGTCTATTGGGAGCCGATCAAGGCATTTTTCGTGGACCTCTGGTCTTCGATTTCAACGGGTGCCAGCGCCGCTTGGACCGCGATCAAGACGTGGCTAGGCTTTGATCCCGTCGCGGCTTTGTCCTCGGCATGGTCGTCTCTCGCTTCGGTGGTTTCGAACGCATGGGATGCACTCCCGCATCTGAGCTGGGACGAGGTTATCGCCGCGCTGGATTGGTTGAGCTGGATTTTCCCGCTGCGCTGGCTGGATTTCATCCCCGGTTTCTCCTGGGCTGGCATCATTTCCGGGGCGCTTGATTGGGGCCGTTATATCGTCAGTCTCGATTGGACACGCTATCTTACCTCGCTCACCTGGGCGGATGTTTTAACCGGGCTTGATTGGTTGAGCTGGATTTCGCCCCTGCGCTGGCTGGATTTCATTCCCGGCTTTTCCTGGGCTGGCATTATTACCGGAGCGCTGGATTGGGGCCAGTACATCGTCGGCCTCGACTGGACCCATTACCTGCCAACGTTCAAGTGGCCAGATTTGCCAAGCTTCAGCTGGCCTGACATTCCCATGCTAGAACTGCCGTCGCTGCCAGATGTTGCGGGATGGATCGGAGCCTTTGGCGATAAGGCCATGGTGGCAATAGAGGCGGTTTCATCGCGCCTTGGTGGCGCGTGGAGCAAGGTCAAGTCTGCCTTCTCTTTCGGCGATCAGGAAGCCAAGGTCGCCGTCACCGATCCGGCCACCATTCAGGCCACGGCGGCGGCAACTGCCGCGTTGAAAGCAGACATGCAGGCTGTCGCGACTATCGACACCAGCGCCGCCATGGAAAAGCTTCAGGCTGTTGACGCCGCCGCAAAGGCTATTCTGCCCGCCGTCACCACCGCGATACGGCAGACGGAAGCCTTCCTGGCTGGCGTCTCATTCTACAATCAGGGCGCATCCCTGATGGATACGATGGCGGCAGGCATTCGCGCCCGCTCTGCCGTCGCCGTGGCTGAGATTGCCAAGGTGGCGCAAACGATGCGCGATCATCTGCCATCGTCTCCCGCCAAGATCGGCCCGCTGTCCGATATCCACCGGTTGAAGTTTGGCGAGACAATTGCCGGTTCTATCCGCGCCGAGCCGATGGTGAAGGCTATGCGGACGGCAGCGTTTGCCACAATGGGAGCGGCGGCGATAACCGCGCCTGCTATGGCAGCGCCCAGTGTCACGCCCGCAACGGTCGCCTCGGCCAGTGCCGCCAGCCCGGTATCCAGCCAAAGCCAGAGCGAGGTGGCGCGGTCGCAGATTGCCCGCATGTCGTTGCAAGCCGCACCACAGTCAGCCAGTGCCGCTGCACCGGTCACCCTGCATTTTAGCCCAACGCTGACCATGCCCGCGCAGGCTGGCCAGGGCAGCGACATGAAAGCCGAGTTTGACAAGATGATGCGCGACAGTGCCCGCCAGTTCGCAGACCTCATAGAGGAAGAACAGCGCCGTCGCGCCCGGAGGAATGTATGA